The genomic segment ATTCCTAAATAGTCTCATTGTTACTATTCATCTTTCAAGTGCAGATGGTTGAGGGACCGCTCACTTAAAAATTCGGCTGATGTACAGTTGCCAGTCCGCGATAGAGCCAGCCATGTAACGGCTGAAGATGAAGGTGTACTTCTTGTTCCCTACCTAGGGGCTTTCGACGTCGTCGACCTCGAACTTGACGTTTGGAGGTACCCAAGACGGCTGAATGGGACTCAAATCAATTCCGGTTACCTCGGCATTAGGGAAGAAATCTCCCATCTCGGTTGCCCCTACAATGACATTATCAGTCTCGTTCACGAGCATTGGGGTCACATAGAAGCATCCAACTACCGGTCCCGGTGCCTATGTCTAGTATGCGATGCGTCTTAGTTTCGTTGATTGGTGCAAGGAACAGCGTGTTTCCAATGGTCTTGACCATCACGGTATGCGTTAATCCGAGTCTATCGGATTCTCTCTATAAAGAATATTGCAATCAGTGACTTTAACTTTAAGAAGCCGTTATTGTGAAAACTTCACCTCGTCATTTGGAGAATTATAGGCTGTGTATGTCGTTACCAGGTATGTCGCTCACAATGGGGACGATACGGATCAGCTAATGCTACTCACAGCCAGCTCGAAACGCGTGATACGTTCGACCATATTCAGTCGGATAGTCCACCATTGATGAAGACAGAGAGGCAGTATAAGAAGACCTGGTCCAAGTTCCCATTAGTCCTGCTTGGACCGAACCTGTAGCTGACGGTTTCAGGATTAGGACTGAACTCACATGCGATCATCCATGGTCGAGGCATCGTTCTGTTCATAAGAAACGCAACAGTCACGTCagattattatagaacttcAAGATACGAACCCTAATCACTATTACTTCGTTGTTAACTTCGATGTCGGCTGATGTTGATGGGGCGTCTGCCGTAGATGCCGCGGTTGGCTGGACGGGTTGTGCCTCGACCTCACTAATTGAGCCGGACATGATGGTACCTGCACGCGCTGCAACTGTTTTCTGACACAACTGAGGGGATTCAAACGAGGTACAGGAGGCCCTCAGATAATGCCATCCCAGGAAGCGGGATTTCTGAGGTTTATCGTATGTTGGCACCAACGTAGCTTGGCGTCGCTTAGTTGTAGCAAATATCTGGATCTTCTGCAGAGCGGACGCAGCACTTACATGGAGACAGCGCATCTCACCAATTGAGGGTAAAAGTCCGGCTGGGTTATTGCTTTTGTCCTCAAGTGAGCCAACATAGCAAGGTCGAGTAGTTCTAATTTGACACGGATATGTTGCTAGGAATTAACAGCCCATCTGAGGCATCCAACGCCTCTAGCTGTCATCTAATAAACATATATGCATCGTCGTAGCTCATATGATACAGGACAGTGCCATTGACGGCTGCGTAGAAATTCTCCTTCATATCCCATTCTGCCACCTCAAGTGTCAATTCTTGATAACATAAAACTGAACCTCCGCAATCATTGAGGTCTCAGAACGTATTCTGGCACCCTTGGAGCCCCTGGTCTCATCGGCGGTTTCGCCATCTCCATCTGCCCCTTTTGATTCGGTTGGTCATCAATATCAGATGTCCACTGGATTATGCCTATCATCGGCTCCGCGTGGTTCAGTATCGGGTCGTTCTTGTTGTTCAACTCGGTCGTAAACTACTTGCCAGACACTTATCCGAATGTTGCAGCTTCAGTCTTTGCGGGCAATGATTTTTTCAGAAGCGTCTTTGGTGCGGGGTCCCCGTTGTTCGCAAACGGAATGTATACCAAATTGGGGGTTGCACGGGCGAATTCGCTTCTGGGATTTTTGTCGCTTCTGTTCATCCCTATCCCTTTCATGCTATACAAGG from the Colletotrichum lupini chromosome 3, complete sequence genome contains:
- a CDS encoding methyltransferase domain-containing protein, which gives rise to MSGSISEVEAQPVQPTAASTADAPSTSADIEVNNEVIVIRNDASTMDDRMSSYTASLSSSMVDYPTEYGRTYHAFRAGSYNSPNDEAPGPVVGCFYVTPMLVNETDNVIVGATEMGDFFPNAEVTGIDLSPIQPSWVPPNVKFEVDDVESP